In Selenomonas sp. TAMA-11512, a genomic segment contains:
- a CDS encoding NYN domain-containing protein, with translation MKTAILVDGSFYRRRAQSRLGEKTAEERAQELNKYCLRHLYHHGEIVSSLYRIFYYDCLPMDKKVYHPLLQQQIDFSQSELRTWMHAFIEQLKKKRKFAVRLGKLADEQAQFLLREDVTRKLCRRTLLLNQLKEQHFMLDVNQKGVDMKIGLDIASLAYKHQVDQIILISGDSDFVPAAKLARREGIDFILDPLYNPIKPDLFEHIDGLRTCDSRFNPKWPENKHPSFDDAST, from the coding sequence ATGAAAACAGCCATATTAGTAGACGGCAGTTTCTATCGTCGGCGTGCACAAAGTCGACTCGGTGAAAAGACCGCCGAGGAACGTGCTCAAGAACTCAACAAATATTGCCTGCGGCATCTATACCACCATGGTGAGATAGTGAGCAGCCTATACCGAATCTTTTATTACGATTGCCTTCCTATGGATAAAAAGGTATATCACCCTCTCCTGCAACAGCAAATCGACTTTTCACAATCGGAACTGCGTACTTGGATGCACGCCTTCATTGAACAGCTGAAGAAAAAAAGAAAATTTGCCGTACGCTTGGGGAAACTCGCAGATGAACAAGCACAATTCCTGTTACGCGAAGATGTGACCCGAAAGCTATGTCGGAGAACACTCCTACTCAATCAACTGAAAGAGCAACATTTTATGCTGGATGTAAACCAAAAAGGCGTAGATATGAAAATCGGTCTGGATATAGCTTCGCTCGCGTACAAGCATCAAGTAGATCAAATTATTTTGATTTCCGGCGACAGTGATTTTGTTCCCGCAGCAAAACTCGCACGACGAGAAGGCATCGACTTCATTCTTGATCCTCTATACAATCCAATCAAACCCGACTTGTTCGAGCATATAGATGGGTTACGAACCTGCGATTCGCGATTTAATCCTAAATGGCCAGAGAATAAACATCCTTCTTTTGATGACGCATCAACGTAA
- a CDS encoding glutathione peroxidase, translating into MSIFEYKLQDKKGGEVSLKDFEGQVLLIANTASKCGFTPQYEGLEKLYKKYKEQGFTILAVPSNQFGEQEPGSNDEVQQFCRVNYGVSFPVMGKADVRGETAIPLFKYLTKEKGFHGFPPSEMTDVLLGHIKKNLPADYLDDDQIKWNFTKFLINKKGEVVERFEPAVTPAEMEAAVEKLLAE; encoded by the coding sequence ATGAGCATTTTCGAGTACAAACTGCAGGATAAGAAGGGCGGAGAGGTTTCCCTGAAGGATTTCGAGGGACAGGTGCTCCTCATCGCCAACACGGCGTCCAAGTGCGGATTTACGCCGCAGTATGAAGGACTGGAGAAGCTCTACAAGAAGTATAAGGAGCAGGGGTTCACGATACTTGCCGTGCCTTCCAATCAGTTCGGCGAGCAGGAGCCGGGGTCGAATGACGAGGTGCAGCAGTTCTGCCGCGTCAACTACGGCGTTTCGTTCCCTGTCATGGGCAAGGCGGATGTGCGCGGAGAGACGGCGATCCCTCTCTTCAAGTATCTGACGAAGGAGAAGGGCTTCCATGGATTCCCTCCCTCGGAGATGACGGATGTCCTGCTCGGGCACATCAAGAAAAATCTGCCGGCGGATTATCTCGATGATGATCAGATCAAGTGGAACTTCACAAAGTTCCTCATCAATAAAAAAGGCGAGGTTGTCGAGCGCTTCGAACCTGCCGTCACACCGGCGGAAATGGAAGCTGCCGTTGAGAAGCTCCTGGCGGAATGA